One Mercenaria mercenaria strain notata chromosome 12, MADL_Memer_1, whole genome shotgun sequence DNA segment encodes these proteins:
- the LOC123534231 gene encoding macrophage migration inhibitory factor homolog, with the protein MPTFNVFVSIKKEDVPDNFLTEASAFIAKLLGKPESYVTVRVVPDQMMCHGGSTEPCGSVQLMSLGSLGPKNKDHSAEIGKFLEEKLKIKKDRFYITFFDIARNDCGYSGTTFA; encoded by the exons ATGCCTACTTTCAATGTATTCGTATCAATAAAGAAAGAAGACGTACCGGACAACTTTCTCACTGAAGCATCAGCATTTATTGCAAAACTGCTTGGGAAACCAGAATCA TATGTGACTGTACGTGTAGTACCTGACCAGATGATGTGTCATGGAGGGAGTACTGAGCCATGTGGTAGTGTTCAG CTAATGAGTTTGGGAAGTCTTGGACCAAAAAACAAAGATCATTCCGCTGAAATTGGGAAATTCCTtgaggaaaaattaaaaataaagaaagacaG attctACATCACATTTTTTGACATTGCCCGGAATGATTGTGGATACAGTGGCACAACATTTGCTTAA